A region from the Azospirillum thermophilum genome encodes:
- a CDS encoding serine hydrolase domain-containing protein, which translates to MRRVWQGVALVLALWSMPAGPTEAVSYDPLAERVAALADARLAEAGPGSLVVGVIRDGQTLVVGRGDSGRPDGGPPDGRTLFQIASLTKPFTGTILADLMRSGRVSLADPLDRHLPRGVQAPRYDGRPIRLRDLATHTAGLPNVPETRRFSWNRLEDPRNPYKPLTRDEVRRWLAGYALPVPPGTVFRYSNVGMALLGEALSAAAGTGYDTLLRRVVTERFGMTDTTLSPTAAQRARKAAGHARGQTVPDWEAPAMQPSFGVYSTVDDLLRWLRANLGDCPAPPGTPPGPAGCDPATAVTLALAQTVQVEGRSLGDPGALGQGAMALGWFVAWAADGTPILWHSGSTGGFNAYMAFSRAHRWAVVALTGSDPDRVAADRIVADIVRGFESRPEVAYNGR; encoded by the coding sequence ATGCGGCGGGTCTGGCAGGGCGTCGCGCTGGTTCTGGCGCTGTGGAGCATGCCCGCCGGGCCGACGGAGGCCGTCAGCTACGATCCCCTGGCGGAGCGGGTCGCCGCCCTTGCCGATGCCCGGCTGGCGGAGGCCGGGCCGGGAAGCCTGGTGGTCGGCGTCATCCGCGACGGCCAGACCCTGGTGGTCGGCCGCGGCGACAGCGGCCGGCCCGACGGCGGACCGCCCGACGGGCGCACCCTGTTCCAGATCGCCTCGCTGACCAAGCCCTTCACCGGCACCATCCTGGCCGATCTGATGCGCAGCGGCCGCGTCTCCCTCGCCGATCCGCTGGACCGCCATCTGCCGCGCGGCGTCCAGGCCCCGCGTTATGACGGGCGGCCGATCCGGCTGCGCGACCTCGCCACCCACACCGCCGGGCTGCCCAACGTGCCGGAGACGCGGCGCTTTTCCTGGAACCGGCTGGAGGACCCGCGCAACCCCTACAAGCCGCTGACGCGGGACGAGGTGCGGCGCTGGCTGGCCGGCTATGCCCTGCCGGTGCCGCCGGGCACGGTGTTCCGCTATTCCAACGTCGGCATGGCCCTGCTGGGCGAGGCGCTGTCCGCCGCCGCCGGGACCGGGTACGACACGCTGCTGCGGCGCGTGGTGACGGAGCGCTTCGGCATGACCGACACCACCCTGTCGCCGACCGCCGCGCAGCGCGCCCGCAAGGCGGCCGGCCATGCCCGCGGCCAGACGGTGCCGGACTGGGAGGCGCCGGCCATGCAGCCGTCCTTCGGGGTCTATTCGACGGTGGACGACCTGCTGCGCTGGCTGCGCGCCAACCTGGGCGACTGTCCGGCCCCGCCGGGCACCCCGCCGGGCCCCGCCGGCTGCGATCCGGCGACGGCGGTGACGCTCGCCCTTGCCCAGACGGTGCAGGTGGAGGGGCGGAGCCTGGGCGATCCCGGCGCGCTGGGGCAGGGGGCGATGGCGCTCGGCTGGTTCGTCGCCTGGGCGGCGGACGGCACGCCGATTCTCTGGCATTCCGGATCGACCGGCGGCTTCAACGCCTACATGGCCTTCTCGCGGGCGCATCGCTGGGCGGTGGTGGCGCTGACCGGCAGCGATCCCGACCGGGTGGCGGCCGACCGCATCGTCGCCGACATCGTCCGCGGCTTCGAGAGCAGGCCGGAGGTGGCCTATAACGGGCGGTGA
- the queC gene encoding 7-cyano-7-deazaguanine synthase QueC, whose product MGRDAVVLVSGGLDSTTVIAIARAEGYRVNALSFRYGQRHAVELEAARRVAAAMAVERHVVADIDLRAFGGSALTDDIAVPKHDRAAGPGEGIPVTYVPARNTVFLSFALAWAEVLGAQDLFIGVNALDYSGYPDCRPEFIQAFETLANLATRAGVEGTSRFKIHAPLMRLDKAGIIRRGLELGVDYGLTHSCYDPAPDGAACGRCDSCLLRLKGFAEAGLPDPVRYVAS is encoded by the coding sequence ATGGGTAGGGACGCGGTGGTGCTGGTCAGCGGCGGGCTCGATTCGACGACGGTGATCGCCATCGCCCGGGCGGAGGGCTATCGCGTCAACGCGCTGAGCTTCCGCTACGGCCAGCGCCATGCGGTGGAGCTGGAGGCCGCCCGGCGGGTGGCCGCCGCCATGGCGGTGGAGCGCCACGTCGTCGCCGACATCGACCTGCGGGCCTTCGGCGGCTCGGCCCTGACCGACGACATCGCGGTGCCCAAGCATGACAGAGCCGCCGGACCGGGGGAGGGCATCCCCGTCACCTATGTTCCGGCGCGCAACACCGTCTTCCTGTCCTTCGCGCTGGCCTGGGCCGAGGTGCTGGGGGCGCAGGACCTGTTCATCGGCGTCAACGCGCTGGACTATTCGGGCTATCCCGACTGCCGGCCGGAGTTCATCCAGGCCTTCGAGACGCTGGCCAACCTCGCCACCCGGGCGGGGGTCGAGGGCACCAGCCGGTTCAAGATCCACGCGCCGCTGATGCGGCTCGACAAGGCGGGGATCATCCGGCGCGGGCTGGAGCTGGGGGTGGATTACGGCCTGACCCATTCCTGCTACGACCCGGCGCCGGACGGGGCGGCCTGCGGCCGGTGCGACAGTTGCCTGCTGCGGCTGAAGGGCTTCGCCGAGGCCGGGTTGCCGGACCCGGTGCGCTACGTCGCGTCCTGA
- a CDS encoding glycosyltransferase family 2 protein, with translation MSLSDAPFRVAPSPDDGPAADGPVPARPRGRRRRLSVVIPCYNEGPNIPTLHQRLTAVLGRVESECGMEWEVVCVNDGSRDDTLERLLELHARDPRIKVVDLSRNFGKELALSAGLTHATGDAVVPMDADLQHPPELLPQFIAKWREGYDVVVAVRHARVGQSLKHRLFARMFYWVFDHLSEVKLPREVGDFRLMDRKVVEIINRMPERTRFMKGIFAWVGFRQTGIPYEQGERAGGDTKWGFVKLLRLSFDGLTAFSTFPLRVWSLVGMAVSGFAFVYIVIRLLRTLLFGIDVPGYESLLAAVLFLGGVQLITLGIIGDYLGRVFNEVKGRPLFIVRSAHGFDDGRPAHGFEEEPAVPCRQDARGEDGRR, from the coding sequence ATGTCCCTCTCCGACGCGCCCTTCCGGGTTGCCCCGTCCCCTGACGACGGGCCAGCGGCCGACGGGCCGGTTCCCGCCCGCCCGCGCGGCCGCCGCCGGCGCCTGTCCGTGGTGATCCCCTGTTACAACGAGGGGCCCAACATCCCGACGCTCCACCAGCGCCTGACCGCCGTGCTCGGCCGGGTGGAGAGCGAGTGCGGGATGGAGTGGGAGGTGGTCTGCGTCAATGACGGCAGCCGCGACGACACGCTGGAGCGGCTGCTGGAGCTGCACGCCCGCGACCCGCGGATCAAGGTGGTGGACCTGTCGCGCAACTTCGGCAAGGAGCTGGCGCTGTCCGCCGGCCTGACCCACGCCACCGGCGACGCCGTGGTGCCGATGGACGCCGACCTGCAGCACCCGCCGGAGCTGCTGCCGCAGTTCATCGCCAAGTGGCGCGAGGGCTACGACGTGGTGGTGGCCGTGCGCCACGCGCGGGTGGGGCAGAGCCTGAAGCACCGCCTGTTCGCCCGCATGTTCTACTGGGTCTTCGACCATCTGTCGGAGGTGAAGCTGCCCCGCGAGGTCGGCGACTTCCGCCTGATGGACCGCAAGGTGGTGGAGATCATCAACCGCATGCCGGAGCGCACGCGGTTCATGAAGGGGATCTTCGCCTGGGTCGGCTTCCGCCAGACCGGCATCCCCTATGAACAGGGCGAGCGGGCCGGCGGCGACACCAAATGGGGCTTCGTCAAGCTGCTTCGCCTGTCCTTCGACGGGCTGACCGCCTTCTCCACCTTCCCGCTGCGGGTGTGGAGCCTGGTCGGCATGGCGGTGTCGGGCTTCGCCTTCGTCTACATCGTCATCCGCCTGCTCCGCACGCTGCTCTTCGGCATCGACGTGCCCGGCTATGAATCGCTGCTGGCGGCGGTGCTGTTCCTGGGCGGCGTCCAGCTGATCACGCTGGGCATCATCGGCGACTATCTCGGCCGCGTGTTCAACGAGGTGAAGGGCCGCCCGCTGTTCATCGTGCGCTCCGCGCACGGGTTTGACGACGGGCGCCCGGCGCACGGGTTCGAGGAGGAGCCTGCGGTGCCCTGCCGGCAGGATGCCCGGGGCGAGGACGGCCGCCGATGA
- a CDS encoding alpha/beta hydrolase produces the protein MTVPPTDRGIYRGMDAAEIDRQYNFRRMVPDHPAAFARWTEASAATRAARRALLDIPTGPHPRQRLDLFPAGEGAPLLAFIHGGYWRALSKEYFSFLADPWLDRGVAVALIGYGLCPDVTFGTLIDHVRGGVAWLAGHGAAHGVDPARIVLSGHSAGGHLTALLASTPGAPLAGGVCLSGIYDLEAMLSFEANEALRLDLPAARRLSPLTLVPQGEAPPLVLALGRRRARTCTASRTTMPRPGAPPATGSASWTSPAPTTSPWSTASPIPPAPCSRRRWRS, from the coding sequence TTGACCGTTCCCCCGACCGACCGCGGCATCTATCGTGGAATGGACGCCGCCGAGATCGACCGCCAATACAATTTCCGCAGGATGGTGCCCGACCATCCCGCCGCCTTCGCCCGCTGGACGGAGGCGAGCGCCGCGACCCGCGCCGCCCGCCGCGCCCTGCTCGATATCCCGACCGGGCCGCACCCGCGCCAGCGGCTCGACCTCTTCCCGGCCGGCGAGGGGGCGCCACTGCTCGCCTTCATCCACGGCGGCTACTGGCGCGCCCTGTCGAAGGAGTATTTCTCTTTCCTGGCCGACCCCTGGCTCGACCGCGGCGTGGCGGTGGCGCTGATCGGCTATGGCCTCTGCCCCGACGTGACGTTCGGGACGCTGATCGACCATGTGCGGGGCGGCGTCGCCTGGCTGGCCGGCCATGGCGCGGCGCATGGGGTGGACCCGGCGCGGATCGTGCTCTCCGGCCATTCGGCGGGCGGCCACCTGACCGCCCTGCTCGCCTCCACCCCCGGCGCGCCGCTGGCCGGCGGCGTCTGCCTCAGCGGCATCTACGACCTGGAGGCGATGCTGTCCTTCGAGGCGAACGAGGCGCTGCGTCTCGACCTGCCGGCCGCCCGCCGGCTGAGCCCGCTGACCCTGGTGCCGCAGGGCGAGGCGCCGCCGCTGGTGCTGGCCCTGGGGCGGAGGAGAGCCCGGACATGCACCGCCAGCAGGACGACTATGCCGCGGCCTGGAGCGCCGCCGGCCACCGGGTCGGCAAGTTGGACGAGCCCGGCGCCAACCACTTCACCGTGGTCGACCGCCTCGCCGATCCCGCCAGCGCCCTGTTCGCGGCGACGATGGCGCTCCTGA
- a CDS encoding YkgJ family cysteine cluster protein, with protein MEPRFSCTACGACCHGWLPLTLADAVAHAGRFPLAMVWTPVRPNARSYDLATRLGATLRLPNRKTVAVLIVPTAYLPPSHPCPELRDDGRCAIHGTKPSRCRTMPFYPYREERDQADLLIPRKGWACDVSAAAPAVYRNHTILDRTDFDRERAELLDQAPVIRRYADYMVKYMPWILGELAKLPPGPAGGSLVTSLSSFLTATRRPDAAQIAAAQAPLFQAMAGRTRDDPALRDYHRNYAGWAREMEALARRASAQPTPPPAQDAT; from the coding sequence GTGGAACCGCGCTTCTCCTGCACGGCCTGCGGCGCCTGCTGCCATGGCTGGCTGCCGCTGACGCTGGCGGACGCCGTGGCCCATGCCGGCCGCTTCCCGCTGGCGATGGTGTGGACGCCGGTGCGGCCGAACGCCCGCTCCTACGATCTGGCGACCCGGCTCGGCGCCACGCTGCGCCTGCCCAATCGCAAGACGGTGGCGGTGCTGATCGTGCCGACCGCCTATCTGCCGCCCTCCCATCCCTGTCCGGAGCTGCGCGACGACGGCCGGTGCGCCATCCACGGGACCAAGCCGTCGCGCTGCCGCACCATGCCCTTCTATCCCTACCGCGAGGAGCGGGATCAGGCCGACCTTCTGATCCCCCGCAAGGGCTGGGCCTGCGACGTCTCCGCGGCGGCCCCGGCCGTCTACCGCAACCACACGATCCTCGACCGCACGGATTTCGACCGCGAGCGGGCGGAGCTGCTCGACCAGGCGCCGGTGATCCGGCGCTATGCCGACTACATGGTGAAGTACATGCCGTGGATCCTCGGCGAGCTGGCGAAGTTGCCCCCCGGACCTGCCGGCGGCTCCCTCGTCACCAGCCTGTCCTCCTTCCTCACCGCCACCCGCCGGCCGGACGCCGCGCAGATCGCCGCGGCCCAGGCGCCGCTGTTCCAGGCGATGGCCGGGCGGACCCGCGACGATCCGGCGCTGCGCGACTATCACCGCAACTACGCCGGATGGGCCCGGGAGATGGAGGCGCTGGCGCGGCGCGCCTCGGCCCAGCCCACGCCCCCACCGGCTCAGGACGCGACGTAG
- a CDS encoding YchJ family protein — MSPCPCGSGRSFAECCGPILAGEPAPTAEALMRSRYTAFVRGDLDHVERTHAPEIRDDFNRGEAERAAAESEWQRLDILRAGEEGDSGTVEFLLHFRRDGTDLRHHERATFRREDGRWLYVSGEVNPRGEPRRVVKVGRNEPCPCGSGRKYKACCGK, encoded by the coding sequence ATGTCGCCTTGTCCCTGCGGCTCCGGCCGCTCCTTCGCAGAATGCTGCGGTCCCATCCTGGCCGGGGAGCCGGCACCGACCGCCGAGGCCCTGATGCGGTCGCGCTACACCGCCTTCGTCCGCGGCGACCTCGACCATGTCGAGCGCACCCATGCGCCGGAGATCCGCGACGACTTCAACCGCGGCGAGGCCGAGCGCGCGGCGGCGGAGTCGGAGTGGCAGCGGCTCGACATCCTGCGCGCCGGCGAGGAGGGCGACAGCGGGACGGTCGAGTTCCTCCTCCATTTCCGCCGCGACGGCACCGACCTGCGCCACCACGAGCGGGCGACCTTCCGGCGGGAGGACGGGCGGTGGCTCTATGTCAGCGGCGAGGTGAACCCCAGGGGGGAGCCGCGCCGCGTGGTCAAGGTCGGCCGCAACGAGCCCTGCCCCTGCGGCTCGGGCCGGAAATACAAAGCCTGCTGCGGCAAGTGA
- a CDS encoding glycosyltransferase family 39 protein has translation MNYVSPGRTAGTAGGLTLQRSSALWDDLARALLLGLLILASLTFLSYGVSTDEEVQHIYGKKLLSYYLSGFQDRSAFHFKDLYLYGGLFDLVVAVLVHVSPFEEYETRHLLCALVGVLGIAGTWRYARLLAGPRAGFVAAALLALTGVYYGAMFNNTKDVPFAAGMVWTLYFGTRILKQLPKPGRSAVLKFGLVLGLTLAIRVGAVLSIFYLLVATLLYYALIARQEGGRWALQDLRHTVVAMLPAVPVAYGLMALFWPWAVQKPLNPLEALRVVSRFPIDIQTLFMGQMVHSNDPPALYLPVYLAIKLPEAVLLGVAVSVVMAAVWLLRGGWRHTGAFMAVRYVPLALSAFLPILLFLLMRPSVYNGIRHFLFLVPPMVVLAGIAADRLWSISERAGRAFGQAFAAALTVIAVVYAWQLGTMHPNQYVYYNQLVGGVKGADGKYELDYWGNSMHEAIQELIEFVERENDGNPPPRQYTLTVCGNTLAVRFELPPWLRLVNGIEPDWRKADFFLAFTQVKRCPSLLDGHPIFEIAADDVPLTVVKDRRRPSADPPTE, from the coding sequence ATGAACTACGTCTCGCCCGGCCGGACCGCCGGCACCGCCGGCGGGCTGACCCTGCAGCGCAGCAGCGCGCTGTGGGACGACCTTGCCCGCGCGCTCCTGCTCGGCCTGCTGATCCTCGCCTCGCTGACCTTCCTCAGCTACGGCGTCAGCACCGACGAGGAGGTGCAGCACATCTACGGCAAGAAGCTGCTGTCCTATTACCTCAGCGGCTTCCAGGACCGGTCGGCCTTCCATTTCAAGGACCTGTACCTGTATGGCGGGCTGTTCGACCTGGTCGTCGCCGTGCTGGTCCACGTCTCGCCCTTCGAGGAGTACGAGACGCGGCACCTGCTCTGCGCGCTGGTCGGCGTGCTGGGCATCGCCGGGACCTGGCGCTATGCCCGTCTGCTGGCGGGGCCGCGCGCCGGCTTCGTCGCGGCGGCGCTGCTGGCGCTGACCGGCGTCTATTACGGGGCGATGTTCAACAACACCAAGGACGTGCCCTTCGCCGCCGGCATGGTGTGGACGCTCTATTTCGGCACCCGCATCCTGAAGCAGCTTCCCAAGCCGGGCCGCAGCGCCGTGCTGAAGTTCGGGCTGGTGCTGGGCCTGACGCTGGCGATCCGCGTGGGGGCGGTGCTCAGCATCTTCTACCTGTTGGTGGCGACGCTGCTCTATTACGCGCTGATCGCGCGGCAGGAGGGGGGGCGCTGGGCGCTGCAGGACCTGCGGCACACGGTGGTGGCGATGCTGCCGGCGGTGCCCGTGGCCTATGGGCTGATGGCGCTGTTCTGGCCCTGGGCGGTGCAGAAGCCGCTGAACCCGCTGGAGGCGCTGCGCGTCGTCTCGCGCTTCCCGATCGACATCCAGACGCTGTTCATGGGCCAGATGGTCCATTCCAACGACCCGCCGGCCCTCTATCTGCCGGTCTATCTGGCGATCAAGCTGCCGGAGGCGGTGCTGCTGGGGGTGGCGGTGTCGGTGGTGATGGCGGCGGTCTGGCTGCTGCGCGGCGGCTGGCGCCACACCGGCGCCTTCATGGCGGTGCGCTATGTCCCGCTGGCGCTGTCGGCCTTCCTGCCGATCCTGCTGTTCCTGCTGATGCGGCCGTCGGTCTACAACGGCATCCGCCATTTCCTGTTCCTGGTGCCGCCGATGGTGGTGCTGGCGGGCATCGCCGCCGACCGGCTGTGGAGCATTTCCGAGCGGGCGGGGCGCGCCTTCGGCCAGGCCTTCGCCGCGGCGCTGACGGTGATCGCCGTGGTCTATGCCTGGCAGCTCGGCACCATGCATCCCAACCAGTATGTCTACTACAACCAGCTCGTCGGCGGGGTGAAGGGGGCCGACGGCAAGTATGAGCTGGACTACTGGGGCAACTCGATGCACGAGGCGATCCAGGAACTGATCGAGTTCGTGGAGCGCGAGAATGACGGCAACCCGCCGCCGCGCCAGTACACGCTGACCGTCTGCGGCAACACGCTGGCGGTGCGGTTCGAGCTGCCGCCCTGGCTGCGGCTGGTCAACGGGATCGAGCCGGACTGGCGCAAGGCCGACTTCTTCCTGGCCTTCACCCAGGTGAAGCGCTGCCCCTCGCTGCTGGACGGCCATCCGATCTTCGAGATCGCCGCCGACGACGTGCCGCTGACGGTGGTGAAGGACCGCCGCCGGCCCTCCGCCGATCCGCCCACCGAATAG
- a CDS encoding nuclear transport factor 2 family protein: protein MTDRDTLLALNQAFYRAFNGCDLPAMEALWAETLPVSCIHPGWTALFGREAVLDSWRDILRSENPSVHARNERVTIHGDTALVVCEEVLGPAVLAATNLFAREDGSWRLAHHQAGPVAHARADVAPPDQPPRRLH, encoded by the coding sequence ATGACCGACCGCGACACGCTGCTGGCCCTCAACCAGGCCTTCTACCGCGCCTTCAACGGCTGCGACCTGCCGGCCATGGAGGCGCTGTGGGCGGAGACGCTGCCGGTCTCCTGCATCCATCCGGGCTGGACCGCGCTGTTCGGGCGCGAGGCGGTGCTGGACAGCTGGCGGGACATCCTGCGCTCCGAGAACCCCTCCGTTCACGCCCGCAACGAGCGGGTGACGATCCACGGCGATACCGCCCTCGTCGTCTGCGAGGAGGTGCTGGGTCCCGCGGTGCTCGCCGCCACCAACCTGTTCGCCCGCGAGGACGGCTCCTGGCGCCTCGCCCACCATCAGGCCGGACCGGTGGCCCACGCCCGCGCCGACGTGGCGCCGCCCGACCAGCCGCCGCGCCGCCTGCACTGA
- a CDS encoding type II toxin-antitoxin system RelE/ParE family toxin, translating to MRIVVTRAAQRDLATIRAYIGERNPAAASRIAVQILSACDRLEYLPERGRPGLVPGTREIMTIWPYVIVYRITPAAVEILRIWHGAQDREEGGPTR from the coding sequence ATGAGAATCGTCGTCACGCGGGCGGCGCAGCGCGACCTCGCCACCATCCGTGCCTATATCGGCGAACGGAACCCGGCAGCGGCTTCCCGGATCGCCGTGCAGATCCTGTCCGCCTGCGACAGGCTGGAGTATCTGCCCGAACGCGGACGTCCCGGCCTCGTGCCCGGCACGCGCGAGATCATGACGATCTGGCCCTATGTCATCGTGTACCGGATCACGCCGGCCGCGGTGGAGATCCTGCGCATCTGGCATGGCGCCCAGGATCGGGAAGAGGGCGGGCCGACGCGGTGA
- a CDS encoding ISAs1 family transposase, translating into MAGVFRISFQGLPDPRTGNARRHDLLEVLTIALTASICGAESCVDFALFARDRRALFAEFLELAGGLPSHDTFSRIFRLLDPAALARCFEQFLGQLGEDGAGVLAIDGKTLRGSFDRAAGRSALHVVTAFASGARMVVGQRAVAAGENEITAARALLELFDLNGVLVTGDALHCQAQTAQTILERGGDWLFPLKDNRPALRAEVERYFADPAAALGDAHVTTDADHGRIEVRRHWTSPEVAWLASDRRFPDEAALPGLKTLGLIERTVTAADQRTTTTRTLYLSSARLDAKALARAVRAHWSIEAAVHWVLDTSFDEDRARNRKDHGPENLAILRKLALNVVRAAKNDDSIRARRKRAGWSDDYARSILAQMR; encoded by the coding sequence ATGGCCGGTGTGTTTCGCATTTCCTTTCAAGGGCTACCCGATCCGCGAACGGGCAATGCCCGGCGTCACGACCTGCTGGAGGTGCTGACCATCGCGCTGACGGCATCGATCTGCGGGGCGGAAAGCTGCGTGGACTTCGCCCTGTTCGCCCGCGACCGGCGGGCGCTGTTCGCGGAGTTTCTGGAACTGGCGGGCGGGTTGCCCAGCCACGACACCTTCTCACGCATCTTCCGCTTGCTGGACCCGGCGGCGCTCGCGCGCTGCTTTGAGCAATTTCTCGGCCAGTTGGGCGAGGATGGCGCCGGAGTGCTGGCGATCGACGGCAAGACGCTGCGCGGCTCCTTCGATCGGGCCGCCGGCCGCTCGGCCCTGCATGTCGTCACCGCGTTTGCCTCCGGCGCCCGGATGGTGGTGGGGCAGCGGGCGGTGGCGGCGGGCGAGAACGAGATCACCGCGGCGCGGGCGTTGCTGGAACTGTTCGACCTCAACGGCGTGCTGGTCACCGGCGACGCCCTTCATTGTCAGGCGCAGACCGCGCAGACCATTCTGGAGCGGGGTGGCGACTGGCTGTTCCCGCTCAAGGACAACCGCCCGGCGCTGCGGGCCGAGGTGGAGCGCTACTTCGCCGACCCGGCGGCGGCGTTGGGCGACGCCCACGTCACCACCGACGCCGATCACGGCCGCATCGAGGTTCGCCGGCACTGGACCAGCCCGGAGGTGGCGTGGCTGGCCTCCGACCGCCGCTTTCCCGACGAGGCCGCCCTGCCGGGCCTGAAGACCCTGGGCCTGATCGAGCGCACCGTCACCGCGGCCGACCAGCGCACGACGACCACCCGCACCCTCTATCTCTCCTCCGCTCGACTGGATGCCAAAGCCCTGGCCCGCGCCGTGCGCGCCCATTGGAGCATCGAGGCCGCCGTCCATTGGGTGCTCGACACCAGCTTTGACGAGGACCGCGCCCGCAACCGCAAGGACCATGGCCCCGAAAACCTCGCCATCCTGCGAAAGCTCGCCCTCAACGTCGTGCGCGCCGCGAAAAACGACGACTCCATCCGCGCCAGACGCAAGCGCGCCGGATGGTCCGACGACTACGCCCGTTCAATCCTCGCTCAAATGCGATAG
- a CDS encoding CopG family transcriptional regulator: protein MAKPHPADQSCDRSCDSGTEAFADAVREGLADADAGQVVPYEKVRRWLLSWGTDRELPPPA, encoded by the coding sequence ATGGCAAAACCGCATCCTGCCGACCAGTCTTGCGACCGGTCTTGCGACTCAGGGACTGAAGCCTTCGCCGACGCGGTGCGGGAGGGGCTGGCCGACGCGGATGCCGGGCAGGTGGTGCCCTATGAAAAGGTGCGCCGCTGGCTGCTGTCCTGGGGAACCGACCGGGAATTGCCGCCGCCGGCATGA
- a CDS encoding NAD+ synthase: MSDPQTTGRLSVALAQMNPGVGDLSGNIDRIRSARAEAAARGADLVAFPELSVTGYPPEDLVRKPFFLDRVEEAVRALAAETGDGGPALLVGAPWRDEGLCRNAVLLLDRGGIAATRYKVDLPSDGPFDEAGVFAPGPMPGPVNLRGVRLGLPVGDDLRSPDVVETLQESGAEMLIVPAASPFAADGSDGRLQLVVRRVTEAGLPLLYVNQVGGQDELVFDGASFVIAADRSLAAQAPAFEEHLLLTRWERGEDDLWQCREAGTAAPPEGAEAVYGALVLGLRDYVNKNRFPGVILGLSGGIDSALSAAIAVDALGAERVHGVMLPSPHTSAESREDAAETAELLGCRIDTIPISPAMQAFDAMLAPAFAGRDPDVTEENLQARIRGVTLMALSNKFGALLLSTGNKSEGSVGYATLYGDMCGGFAVLKDVYKTTVYELARWRNAHMPAIGRGPAGRVVPERVLAKAPTAELKPGQTDQDSLPPYEVLDDILAGLVDRDRSLREIVARGHDEATVTAVWTLLQKAEFKRRQAPPGPRITRRPSDRERRYPLANGFIAGSGTAG; the protein is encoded by the coding sequence ATGTCCGACCCCCAAACCACCGGCCGCCTCTCCGTCGCGCTCGCCCAGATGAACCCGGGAGTCGGGGACCTGTCCGGCAACATCGACCGCATCCGCTCCGCCCGGGCGGAGGCGGCGGCCCGCGGCGCCGACCTCGTTGCCTTTCCGGAACTGTCGGTGACGGGGTACCCGCCCGAGGATCTGGTGCGGAAGCCCTTCTTCCTCGACCGGGTGGAGGAGGCGGTGCGCGCGCTGGCGGCGGAGACCGGCGACGGCGGCCCCGCCCTGCTGGTCGGGGCGCCGTGGCGCGACGAGGGGCTCTGCCGCAACGCCGTTCTGCTGCTGGACCGGGGCGGCATCGCGGCGACGCGCTACAAGGTCGATCTGCCGTCCGACGGGCCGTTCGACGAGGCGGGGGTCTTCGCGCCGGGGCCGATGCCGGGGCCGGTCAATCTCCGCGGCGTGCGGCTCGGCCTTCCGGTCGGCGACGACCTCCGCTCGCCCGACGTGGTGGAAACCCTGCAGGAGAGCGGGGCGGAGATGCTGATCGTGCCCGCCGCCAGCCCCTTCGCGGCGGACGGATCGGACGGGCGCCTGCAGCTCGTCGTCCGCCGGGTGACCGAGGCGGGGCTGCCGCTGCTCTACGTCAACCAGGTCGGCGGGCAGGACGAGCTGGTGTTCGACGGCGCCAGCTTCGTCATCGCCGCCGACCGGTCGCTGGCCGCCCAGGCCCCCGCCTTCGAGGAGCATCTGCTGCTGACCCGCTGGGAGCGCGGGGAGGACGACCTCTGGCAGTGCCGCGAGGCCGGGACCGCCGCCCCGCCGGAGGGGGCGGAGGCGGTCTATGGCGCGCTGGTGCTGGGGCTGCGCGACTATGTGAACAAGAACCGCTTTCCCGGCGTGATCCTCGGCCTGTCCGGCGGCATCGATTCGGCGCTGAGCGCCGCCATCGCGGTGGATGCGCTGGGGGCCGAGCGGGTGCACGGCGTGATGCTGCCCTCGCCCCACACCAGCGCCGAGAGCCGCGAGGACGCCGCCGAAACGGCGGAACTGTTGGGGTGCCGGATCGATACGATTCCGATTTCACCGGCCATGCAGGCGTTCGACGCCATGCTCGCCCCGGCCTTCGCCGGCCGCGACCCCGACGTGACCGAGGAGAACCTGCAGGCGCGCATCCGCGGCGTCACGCTGATGGCGCTGTCCAACAAGTTCGGCGCGCTGCTGCTGTCCACCGGCAACAAGTCGGAGGGATCGGTCGGCTATGCCACGCTCTACGGCGACATGTGCGGCGGCTTCGCCGTGCTGAAGGACGTCTACAAGACGACGGTCTATGAACTGGCGCGCTGGCGCAACGCCCATATGCCGGCCATCGGCCGCGGTCCGGCCGGCCGCGTGGTGCCGGAGCGGGTGCTGGCCAAGGCGCCGACCGCCGAGCTGAAGCCCGGCCAGACCGACCAGGACAGCCTGCCGCCCTACGAGGTGCTGGACGACATCCTGGCGGGTCTCGTCGACCGCGACCGGAGCCTGAGAGAGATCGTCGCCCGCGGCCATGACGAGGCGACGGTGACCGCCGTCTGGACGTTGCTGCAGAAGGCGGAGTTCAAACGGCGGCAGGCGCCGCCGGGCCCGCGGATCACGCGCCGCCCGTCCGACCGGGAGCGGCGCTACCCCCTGGCCAACGGCTTCATCGCCGGGTCCGGGACGGCCGGGTAA